The proteins below come from a single Campylobacter sp. CCUG 57310 genomic window:
- a CDS encoding fumarate reductase flavoprotein subunit produces the protein MNIKYCDALVIGGGLAGLRAAVAAGEKGLSTIVLSLIPVKRSHSAAAQGGMQASLGNSKMSEGDNEDVHFADTVKGSDWGCDQEVARMFCQTAPKAIRELAAWGVPWTRITKGERSAIINAQKTTIVEKEEVHGLIHSRDFGGTKKWRTCYTADATGHTMLFAVANEALKHNVEIHDRKEAIALIHQNNRCYGAIVRDLVNGEITAYVSKGTLIATGGYGRVYKHTTNAVVCEGIGAAIALETGIAQLGNMEAVQFHPTPIVPSGILLTEGCRGDGGILRDVDGYRFMPDYEPEKKELASRDVVSRRIMEHIRKGKGVKSPYGEHVWLDISILGREHIEKNLRDVQEICEIFNGIDPADTELDENGIGKGWAPILPMQHYSMGGIKTKPNGESPTLAGLFSAGEAACWDMHGFNRLGGNSVSETVVAGMIVGDYFADYCKSHDIEINTKDIEKFVKSQNDYLQGLLDKEGKFNVFEIKNKMKDIMWDYVAIFRTGEGLETAVRELEELYKHSLDVKVANKNLFGNPELEEAYRVPKMLKLALCVAYGALLRTESRGAHSREDYPKRDDANWLNRTLTSWKEGATMPTVEYEPLDIMKMEIPPAFRGYGAKGNIIEHPDSAVRQKEVDEIRAKMEAEGKGRYEIQNALMPYELQPKYKAPNERAGIGYE, from the coding sequence ATGAATATAAAATATTGTGATGCATTAGTTATAGGCGGCGGACTTGCAGGACTTAGAGCCGCGGTTGCCGCAGGAGAAAAAGGACTTAGCACTATCGTTTTGAGTTTAATTCCTGTTAAGAGATCTCACTCTGCGGCTGCTCAAGGCGGTATGCAAGCGAGCCTTGGAAATTCTAAAATGAGTGAAGGTGATAATGAGGATGTGCACTTTGCCGATACGGTAAAAGGAAGCGACTGGGGTTGCGATCAAGAAGTGGCTAGAATGTTTTGTCAAACAGCTCCAAAAGCTATCCGTGAGCTTGCCGCTTGGGGTGTGCCTTGGACGAGAATTACCAAAGGCGAAAGAAGCGCTATTATTAACGCTCAAAAGACAACTATAGTAGAAAAAGAAGAGGTTCACGGACTTATTCACAGCCGCGACTTTGGCGGTACTAAAAAATGGAGAACCTGCTATACGGCTGACGCTACGGGTCATACTATGCTTTTTGCCGTGGCAAACGAGGCGTTAAAGCATAACGTTGAAATTCATGACAGAAAAGAGGCTATCGCTCTAATCCACCAAAATAACCGCTGCTACGGCGCTATCGTAAGAGATTTAGTAAATGGCGAGATCACTGCTTACGTTTCAAAAGGCACCTTGATAGCAACAGGCGGATACGGAAGAGTATATAAACACACTACAAATGCCGTAGTTTGCGAAGGTATCGGTGCGGCGATCGCTCTTGAAACGGGTATCGCTCAACTTGGTAATATGGAAGCGGTTCAGTTTCACCCGACACCGATCGTTCCAAGCGGAATTTTATTAACGGAAGGTTGTCGCGGTGACGGCGGAATTTTACGTGATGTGGACGGATACCGCTTTATGCCTGATTATGAGCCTGAGAAAAAAGAGCTTGCAAGCCGTGACGTCGTAAGTCGTCGTATCATGGAGCATATAAGAAAAGGCAAAGGCGTAAAAAGCCCTTATGGCGAGCACGTGTGGCTTGATATAAGCATACTTGGCCGTGAGCATATCGAGAAAAATTTACGCGACGTTCAAGAAATTTGCGAGATATTTAACGGCATAGATCCTGCAGATACCGAACTTGATGAAAACGGAATCGGTAAAGGCTGGGCGCCGATACTTCCTATGCAGCATTATTCAATGGGTGGTATTAAAACCAAGCCAAACGGCGAAAGCCCGACATTGGCAGGCTTATTTAGCGCTGGCGAAGCTGCTTGCTGGGATATGCACGGATTTAACCGCCTTGGCGGAAACTCTGTTTCTGAAACGGTTGTTGCGGGTATGATTGTGGGTGATTATTTTGCTGATTATTGCAAGAGCCACGATATAGAGATAAATACAAAAGATATAGAAAAATTCGTAAAATCTCAAAACGACTATCTGCAAGGACTCCTTGATAAAGAGGGTAAATTTAACGTATTTGAGATCAAAAACAAGATGAAAGACATCATGTGGGATTATGTTGCGATCTTTAGAACAGGCGAAGGGCTTGAGACAGCCGTAAGAGAGCTTGAAGAGCTTTATAAGCACTCGCTTGACGTTAAAGTTGCAAACAAAAATCTATTTGGCAATCCTGAGCTTGAAGAGGCTTACCGCGTACCAAAGATGCTAAAACTTGCTCTTTGTGTAGCTTACGGCGCGCTTCTTAGAACCGAAAGCCGCGGCGCTCACAGTAGAGAGGATTATCCGAAAAGAGATGATGCAAACTGGCTAAACAGAACTCTAACAAGCTGGAAAGAGGGCGCTACGATGCCAACTGTAGAATACGAACCGCTTGATATAATGAAGATGGAAATTCCACCTGCATTTAGAGGATACGGAGCCAAAGGAAACATCATCGAGCACCCAGATAGCGCAGTTCGCCAAAAAGAAGTTGATGAAATTCGCGCTAAAATGGAGGCAGAAGGCAAAGGCAGATATGAAATTCAAAATGCACTTATGCCTTATGAGTTACAACCAAAATATAAAGCACCAAATGAAAGAGCAGGTATAGGATATGAGTAG
- a CDS encoding fumarate reductase iron-sulfur subunit, with the protein MSRKITIKAFKYNPLSKISKPHFATYELEETPGMSLFIALNQIREKFDPDLSFDFVCRAGICGSCAMLVNGKPVLACRTLTKDFESGVIELMPLPVFKLLKDLSVDTGNWMNAMSKRVESWIHTDHETDISKLEEKVEPEVAQEVFELDRCIECGICVAACGTAIMRPDFIGAVGLNRVARFKIDALDKRTDEDFYELIGDDDGVFGCMTLLACEDNCPKHLPLQSKIAYMRRKMAVIK; encoded by the coding sequence ATGAGTAGAAAAATTACGATAAAAGCTTTTAAATATAATCCATTAAGCAAAATTTCAAAGCCGCATTTTGCGACTTATGAGCTTGAGGAGACACCGGGTATGTCGCTATTTATCGCGCTTAATCAAATTCGTGAGAAATTTGATCCTGATCTTAGCTTTGACTTTGTGTGTCGCGCGGGAATTTGCGGAAGTTGCGCAATGCTGGTAAATGGCAAGCCTGTGCTTGCTTGCAGAACTCTTACTAAAGATTTTGAAAGCGGAGTTATCGAGCTTATGCCGCTTCCTGTGTTTAAGCTTTTAAAAGATCTAAGTGTAGATACGGGCAACTGGATGAACGCGATGAGTAAGCGTGTAGAAAGCTGGATACATACCGATCACGAGACCGACATAAGCAAGCTTGAAGAAAAAGTCGAGCCTGAAGTGGCACAAGAGGTTTTTGAGCTTGATAGATGTATAGAGTGCGGAATTTGCGTAGCCGCTTGCGGAACTGCGATCATGAGACCTGATTTTATCGGTGCTGTTGGACTTAACCGCGTTGCGAGATTTAAGATCGATGCGCTTGATAAGAGAACCGATGAGGACTTTTACGAGCTTATAGGCGATGATGACGGAGTGTTTGGTTGTATGACCTTGCTAGCGTGCGAGGATAACTGTCCAAAACACCTTCCGCTTCAAAGCAAAATCGCTTATATGCGCAGAAAGATGGCTGTAATAAAGTAG
- a CDS encoding AI-2E family transporter — protein MVKNSKIFFGIFVFFALCLLLYLFKPFLLNIFIAMLLAVATSNINVKFLKLTKHRETLSAALTTAILFLLFIAPFLYAVIALAKHAASFNMDYVSNTIDYVKNYDFALPAPIEFLEPKFKELITEIDFKVISAKIISNLAEIGKFSANFLVDMVMIIIFFFFSILYGSDLIKYLKKAVPMKPEDTEYILSEVANVMSVVFYSIIINTIFQGFLFAIIAMIYGYSGFLMGILFGFATLVPIVGGFLVWGPISIYEFANGNLSGAIVIAVYNIVVISIVADTLLKPLIIKFINDRLVRIPTKINEMLIFFAMIAGITTFGFWGIILGPAIVTFFLSTIKLYVLLKERSVV, from the coding sequence ATGGTTAAAAATAGTAAAATTTTCTTTGGTATATTTGTATTTTTCGCGCTTTGTTTGCTGCTTTATCTTTTTAAGCCGTTTTTGCTAAACATCTTTATCGCGATGCTGTTAGCGGTTGCGACATCAAACATAAACGTAAAATTTTTAAAGCTTACAAAGCACAGAGAAACACTATCCGCCGCTCTTACTACAGCGATTTTATTTTTGCTATTTATCGCGCCCTTTCTTTACGCCGTCATCGCGTTGGCAAAGCATGCGGCAAGCTTTAACATGGATTATGTAAGCAATACGATTGATTATGTTAAGAATTATGATTTCGCACTACCTGCGCCAATTGAGTTCCTAGAGCCTAAATTTAAAGAGCTAATTACGGAAATCGACTTTAAAGTAATCTCGGCTAAAATCATCTCAAATTTAGCGGAAATTGGCAAATTTAGTGCGAATTTTTTAGTCGATATGGTGATGATTATTATATTTTTCTTTTTTTCGATTCTATACGGAAGCGATCTTATCAAATACTTAAAAAAAGCCGTTCCTATGAAGCCTGAAGATACCGAATACATCCTAAGCGAAGTGGCTAACGTAATGAGCGTAGTTTTTTACTCGATAATCATAAATACTATTTTTCAAGGATTTTTGTTCGCTATCATCGCAATGATTTACGGATATAGCGGATTTTTAATGGGAATTTTGTTTGGATTTGCCACACTTGTACCGATTGTAGGCGGATTTTTAGTTTGGGGACCGATTAGTATTTATGAATTTGCCAACGGTAACTTAAGCGGCGCTATCGTCATTGCAGTTTATAACATCGTAGTTATCTCCATCGTTGCCGATACGCTTTTAAAGCCTCTTATAATAAAATTTATAAACGATCGTTTGGTGAGAATTCCGACTAAGATAAACGAGATGCTTATCTTTTTTGCAATGATTGCCGGAATTACGACGTTTGGATTTTGGGGCATTATCCTTGGGCCTGCGATAGTTACGTTTTTCTTATCGACTATCAAGCTTTACGTCTTACTTAAAGAGCGGTCGGTGGTATAA
- a CDS encoding tetratricopeptide repeat protein, which translates to MKIIKILFLTVLLGAQVFATTNLKNEAKEAFDKKDYIKAGEILKELCDKNDGYGCAALANMHYNAIGVKKDQNLAYELFSKACDLDNGTGCFDLALIYKKGELVKRDFKKIAELYTKACELKEDSACANLGLMYDKGEAVEKDHKKAKDLYYKACHLNNAVGCYNFALMYYEGKNVPKDDKKAFKFFDKACYIKSPHACHALGVMYEHGYGVESNVYYAYDSYSTACKMLNSDACAAIGIEFKNGKIDKTTYDKYESEAEACKLGDKNSCEIIKERLAKF; encoded by the coding sequence TTGAAAATTATAAAAATTTTATTTTTGACTGTATTGTTAGGCGCTCAAGTTTTTGCTACTACAAACTTAAAAAACGAGGCCAAAGAGGCTTTTGATAAAAAAGACTACATAAAAGCTGGTGAAATTTTAAAAGAACTTTGCGATAAAAACGACGGATACGGCTGTGCTGCACTTGCAAACATGCACTACAACGCAATAGGCGTTAAAAAAGATCAAAATTTAGCTTACGAGCTTTTTAGTAAAGCTTGCGATCTTGATAACGGTACAGGATGTTTTGACCTCGCGCTTATTTATAAAAAAGGCGAGCTCGTAAAACGCGATTTCAAAAAAATCGCCGAACTTTATACAAAGGCGTGCGAGCTTAAAGAAGATAGTGCTTGTGCAAATTTAGGGCTTATGTATGATAAGGGCGAAGCTGTAGAAAAAGATCACAAAAAGGCTAAAGATCTATACTACAAAGCTTGCCATCTAAACAACGCGGTAGGGTGCTATAACTTCGCATTGATGTATTACGAGGGCAAAAACGTCCCAAAAGATGATAAAAAAGCATTTAAATTTTTTGACAAAGCTTGCTACATCAAAAGCCCCCATGCTTGCCACGCACTTGGCGTGATGTATGAGCACGGATATGGCGTGGAGTCAAATGTATATTACGCTTACGACTCTTACTCTACGGCTTGCAAGATGCTAAACAGCGACGCATGCGCGGCAATAGGCATAGAATTTAAAAACGGCAAAATCGACAAAACAACTTACGATAAATACGAATCCGAAGCAGAAGCCTGCAAGCTTGGAGATAAGAATTCGTGCGAGATTATCAAGGAGCGTTTGGCTAAATTTTAG
- a CDS encoding substrate-binding domain-containing protein: MKKLLLLGAILVSNFYALECTKIYGNGANELKLATGSPGELGLVEELAQKFNAKNDTKICWIKAGSGKGLSLLKEGKVDISMTHSPKEEKALVSQGLAKNRTLIGSNEFYIIGPKEDPAGIKTAKTAAEAYAKIANAKALFYTRDDKSGTHVKELSIWKLANIEPNGEWYKPNRDFMMATLRKADETKGYFMSDSSTYKMIKDELKNSDVLFSGDEVLINVYSAMSAKNAPKAADKFIEFLKGNEAQEIFKNYGKQKFGTALYEDAQYAKKYFVE; this comes from the coding sequence ATGAAAAAGCTTTTGTTACTAGGTGCTATTTTGGTGTCAAATTTTTATGCATTAGAGTGCACAAAAATTTACGGAAACGGGGCAAATGAGCTTAAACTAGCTACAGGAAGTCCGGGAGAACTTGGTTTAGTGGAGGAATTAGCGCAGAAATTTAACGCTAAAAACGATACTAAAATTTGCTGGATAAAAGCAGGCAGCGGAAAAGGATTAAGCTTACTCAAAGAGGGTAAGGTGGATATCTCTATGACCCACTCGCCAAAAGAAGAAAAGGCTCTGGTGTCACAAGGACTAGCCAAAAACCGCACTCTAATCGGCTCAAATGAATTTTATATCATAGGACCCAAGGAAGATCCGGCAGGCATAAAAACGGCAAAAACAGCCGCTGAAGCATATGCGAAGATAGCAAACGCAAAAGCTTTGTTTTACACAAGAGACGATAAAAGCGGAACGCACGTAAAAGAGCTTAGCATATGGAAGCTAGCAAACATCGAGCCAAACGGAGAGTGGTACAAGCCAAATCGCGACTTTATGATGGCTACTCTACGCAAAGCAGACGAGACGAAGGGGTATTTTATGAGCGATTCAAGCACTTATAAGATGATAAAAGATGAGCTAAAAAATAGCGATGTTTTATTTTCGGGTGATGAGGTACTTATAAACGTTTATTCCGCAATGAGCGCGAAAAACGCTCCTAAAGCGGCTGATAAGTTTATAGAATTTTTAAAAGGCAACGAGGCTCAAGAGATATTTAAAAACTACGGCAAGCAAAAATTTGGAACAGCTTTATACGAAGATGCACAATATGCTAAAAAATACTTTGTAGAATAG
- the panB gene encoding 3-methyl-2-oxobutanoate hydroxymethyltransferase, with the protein MSQKEQKINVNNIKNKKNLEPVVMITAYDALFAKLFDEYVDIILIGDSLNMSFNGKKDTLSATMDMMLYHATAVANGTKRALTVADMPFGSYTDERTALKNAIKFIQKSGVDAVKLEGGRNMATIIKKLCENGISVMGHIGLMPQQVRYEGGYKIKGRKEDEAKNLIKDAKALEEAGVFTIVVEGTLSDVAKEIARSVNVPVIGIGSGVDVDGQVLVFSDMLGFFEEFKPKFVKRYLNGANLVKEAVKAYANEVKARAFPSEEFEYKS; encoded by the coding sequence ATGAGCCAAAAAGAGCAAAAAATTAACGTAAATAATATAAAAAATAAGAAAAATTTAGAACCTGTAGTTATGATTACGGCTTATGATGCACTATTTGCCAAGCTGTTTGACGAGTATGTGGATATTATACTCATAGGCGATAGCTTAAACATGAGCTTTAACGGCAAAAAAGACACCCTAAGCGCTACAATGGATATGATGTTATACCACGCTACGGCTGTAGCAAACGGAACTAAAAGAGCATTGACGGTAGCCGATATGCCTTTTGGTAGCTATACTGATGAAAGAACAGCTCTTAAAAACGCCATCAAATTTATCCAAAAAAGCGGAGTTGATGCCGTCAAACTTGAAGGCGGCAGAAATATGGCGACTATCATAAAAAAGCTTTGCGAAAACGGCATAAGCGTCATGGGACACATAGGGCTTATGCCTCAGCAGGTTAGGTATGAGGGCGGATACAAGATAAAGGGTCGCAAGGAAGACGAAGCGAAAAATTTGATAAAAGACGCAAAGGCTCTTGAAGAAGCGGGAGTATTTACAATCGTAGTAGAAGGCACCCTTAGCGACGTGGCAAAAGAGATAGCAAGAAGCGTAAATGTACCCGTAATCGGCATAGGCTCGGGAGTTGATGTCGATGGGCAGGTTCTTGTATTTTCCGATATGCTTGGATTTTTTGAGGAGTTCAAGCCAAAATTCGTAAAAAGATATCTAAATGGAGCGAATTTAGTAAAAGAAGCGGTTAAAGCTTATGCAAACGAGGTTAAAGCAAGAGCTTTTCCAAGTGAAGAATTCGAATACAAAAGCTAA
- the ruvB gene encoding Holliday junction branch migration DNA helicase RuvB, with translation MDRIVEIEKVSFESEFETSLRPAKFEDYIGQEKIKQNLDVFIKAAKKRGECLDHVLFYGPPGLGKTTLAHIISNEMGVSIKMTAAPMIEKSGDLAAVLTNLQEGDVLFIDEIHRLSSAIEEVLYPAMEDFRLDIIIGSGPAAQTIKIDLPKFTLIGATTRAGMISAPLRDRFGMDFRLQFYSHAELARIVQIASVKLGKECEKSAALEVARRARATPRIALRLLKRIRDFAEVNDELIISQKRAKEALDALGVNEIGFDEMDIKYLEILLDAKRKPLGLNTIAAALSEDEGTIEDVIEPYLLANGFIERTAKGRIASGKCYDTFKLKFKDEKGLFDG, from the coding sequence ATGGACAGAATCGTAGAAATAGAAAAAGTAAGCTTTGAAAGCGAGTTTGAAACATCGCTTCGCCCTGCAAAATTTGAAGATTACATCGGACAAGAAAAGATAAAGCAAAATTTAGATGTGTTTATCAAGGCTGCCAAAAAGCGCGGAGAGTGTCTTGATCACGTGCTTTTTTACGGCCCTCCGGGGCTTGGCAAGACCACTCTTGCGCACATCATCTCAAACGAAATGGGTGTAAGTATCAAAATGACGGCGGCTCCGATGATAGAAAAAAGCGGCGATCTAGCGGCCGTGCTTACAAATTTACAAGAAGGTGATGTGCTATTTATCGATGAAATTCACCGCTTAAGCTCTGCTATCGAAGAGGTGCTTTATCCTGCGATGGAGGACTTTAGGCTTGATATCATCATAGGCTCAGGACCTGCGGCACAAACGATTAAGATAGACCTGCCGAAATTTACGCTAATAGGCGCTACGACGCGAGCGGGTATGATTTCAGCTCCGCTTAGAGATCGCTTCGGGATGGATTTTAGACTACAATTTTATAGCCATGCGGAGCTAGCCAGAATCGTTCAAATAGCCTCAGTCAAGCTTGGCAAAGAGTGCGAAAAAAGTGCCGCTCTTGAAGTCGCAAGAAGGGCGCGCGCAACTCCTAGGATCGCACTTAGGCTGCTAAAGCGGATTCGAGATTTTGCCGAAGTAAATGATGAGCTCATCATCTCGCAAAAACGTGCCAAAGAAGCTCTTGACGCGCTTGGAGTAAATGAGATCGGCTTTGATGAAATGGATATAAAGTATCTTGAAATTCTGCTTGACGCCAAACGCAAGCCTTTAGGGCTAAACACCATTGCCGCAGCACTTAGCGAGGATGAAGGCACTATAGAAGACGTTATAGAGCCTTACTTGTTAGCAAACGGCTTTATCGAGCGCACCGCAAAAGGTCGCATCGCAAGCGGAAAATGCTACGATACGTTTAAGCTTAAATTTAAAGATGAAAAAGGGCTTTTTGACGGATAA
- a CDS encoding OprD family outer membrane porin, whose protein sequence is MRLIKLSLAVATISCVGVANASDSLADALTGGKLNGKVQTTYVDQKDERNSVRDEELLGVQFELGYTTGSFYGFRLGVTGQANLLPINEKKKNNTMYDKEWRTEGFVLSEAYVGYMLNQTDIKFGRQYVNTPLVAGNYTRAFKEAFEGLTIRDKSLPNTTLIGGWYYKFQGRSAVVSGHKNGHAPKFKDKTIIGGMGPVAFKFDNIFTGAIINEPMENLKLTGAYARVTDLERLPSAKGDINLFLAEMNLKFPLDMFSLGIDANYKGSRTTDTLDNLNYEGDMLGFRAGIYDLAGFNASYAYTTVSDDDALLFGVGNGPKSYTSLPIRGPFVFTGFAGMDTHKFTLGYDFGTIGLNGLTTSFQYVKGEQDAPNVNAGATKKGERMDIEGWAAIASYNIPQVKGLSASVTYVELERENYDAANKVTKTDQNELWLQLGYKFDLLN, encoded by the coding sequence ATGAGATTAATCAAGCTTAGTTTGGCAGTAGCTACGATAAGTTGCGTTGGTGTTGCAAACGCTTCTGATTCGCTTGCAGATGCTCTTACAGGCGGCAAATTAAACGGCAAAGTTCAAACTACATACGTAGATCAAAAAGATGAAAGAAATAGCGTACGCGACGAGGAGCTTCTTGGTGTACAATTTGAACTTGGTTATACCACAGGCTCATTTTACGGCTTTAGATTAGGTGTTACGGGGCAGGCGAATTTACTACCGATCAACGAGAAAAAAAAGAACAACACAATGTATGATAAAGAGTGGAGAACAGAGGGTTTTGTACTATCTGAAGCATACGTCGGCTATATGCTTAATCAAACCGATATCAAATTCGGTCGCCAATACGTAAACACTCCGCTTGTAGCGGGCAACTACACTCGTGCTTTCAAAGAGGCTTTCGAAGGTCTTACTATAAGAGATAAGTCGCTTCCAAATACGACTTTAATAGGCGGTTGGTATTATAAATTTCAAGGTAGAAGTGCCGTAGTTTCAGGACATAAAAATGGTCATGCACCTAAATTTAAGGATAAAACCATCATAGGCGGCATGGGACCTGTGGCGTTTAAATTTGACAACATCTTTACAGGCGCTATTATAAACGAGCCTATGGAAAATTTAAAGCTAACGGGCGCTTATGCCAGAGTAACCGATTTAGAGAGGTTGCCAAGCGCAAAGGGCGATATAAATTTATTTTTAGCCGAAATGAATCTAAAATTCCCTCTTGATATGTTTAGCCTAGGTATTGATGCAAACTACAAAGGCTCTCGAACTACCGATACGCTTGATAATCTAAACTACGAAGGCGACATGCTTGGATTTAGAGCGGGAATTTACGATCTGGCAGGATTTAACGCGAGCTACGCATACACAACGGTAAGCGATGATGACGCTTTACTCTTTGGCGTTGGAAACGGACCTAAATCATATACCTCCTTGCCTATTCGCGGACCTTTCGTATTTACCGGTTTTGCGGGAATGGATACTCACAAATTTACACTTGGATATGATTTTGGCACTATAGGACTAAACGGTCTTACAACTTCGTTTCAATACGTAAAAGGCGAGCAAGACGCCCCTAACGTAAATGCGGGCGCAACTAAAAAAGGCGAAAGAATGGATATAGAAGGCTGGGCTGCGATAGCAAGCTATAACATTCCTCAAGTTAAAGGCTTGTCCGCATCGGTAACTTATGTCGAGCTTGAAAGAGAAAACTACGACGCTGCAAACAAGGTTACAAAAACCGATCAAAACGAGCTTTGGCTACAACTTGGATATAAATTTGATCTGCTAAATTAA
- a CDS encoding fumarate reductase cytochrome b subunit, with protein sequence MSGLIEGFLGRQADCKKSRLPAVWDRWQSITGFILACFILCHMVFTSTILLGKDAFNAVVGFAEAKFLFGESTWWITNVIAAIIFVVFIAHAFLAMRKFPANFRQYLMFRGHKNRIRHLDTTLWWFQFLTGFALFFAASGHLVDIVFGGHITADSSALNFARLEFFYLALLVFMVVHAGVGMYRLYVKWVSIEGVNRAEMLAKRNKAKTIIFAVFGGLAVIALIADFVWISLS encoded by the coding sequence ATGAGTGGGCTAATCGAAGGTTTCTTGGGGAGGCAGGCGGATTGCAAAAAGAGTCGTTTGCCGGCGGTTTGGGACAGATGGCAGAGCATCACGGGATTTATTCTTGCCTGTTTTATTCTTTGCCATATGGTTTTTACATCAACTATCTTGCTTGGCAAGGACGCTTTTAATGCGGTTGTCGGTTTTGCCGAGGCTAAATTTCTGTTTGGTGAATCTACTTGGTGGATTACAAACGTAATAGCGGCTATAATTTTTGTAGTTTTTATCGCTCACGCATTTTTGGCTATGCGAAAATTTCCTGCGAATTTCAGACAGTATTTGATGTTTAGAGGACACAAAAATCGCATCAGACACCTTGATACTACACTTTGGTGGTTTCAGTTTTTAACCGGATTTGCGCTATTTTTCGCGGCAAGCGGACATTTAGTAGATATAGTTTTTGGTGGGCATATCACTGCCGATAGCTCTGCTTTAAATTTTGCCAGACTTGAGTTTTTCTACCTTGCCTTACTTGTCTTTATGGTTGTTCATGCCGGTGTAGGTATGTATAGACTGTATGTAAAATGGGTGAGTATAGAAGGTGTTAATAGAGCCGAAATGCTAGCTAAGAGAAATAAGGCTAAAACAATTATATTTGCGGTTTTTGGCGGACTAGCCGTGATCGCTTTGATTGCGGACTTTGTCTGGATCAGTCTTAGTTAG
- a CDS encoding Hpt domain-containing protein: MGILKNLEIDYSYDIVEEFLSHYSLMCDLMEPLIIGLTRQDKFKNNIEELFRIFHNIKSAASFMKVEPILKLASLSEEVCSEARDLTKPANDEFVDWLLIVSDQFGKYRDDIESDSEFFSVLNPLVVKIPSKLDV, from the coding sequence ATGGGTATATTAAAAAATCTTGAGATTGACTACTCTTATGATATCGTTGAAGAATTCCTATCTCACTACTCTTTAATGTGTGATTTGATGGAACCTTTGATCATAGGACTTACAAGACAAGATAAATTTAAAAATAATATCGAAGAGCTATTTAGAATTTTTCATAATATAAAATCCGCAGCATCATTTATGAAGGTTGAACCTATTTTAAAGCTAGCCTCTCTTAGCGAAGAGGTCTGTTCTGAAGCAAGAGATCTTACTAAGCCTGCAAATGATGAATTTGTCGATTGGCTTTTGATCGTAAGCGATCAGTTTGGTAAATATCGCGATGATATAGAGTCGGATTCTGAATTTTTTAGCGTTTTAAATCCTTTAGTTGTAAAAATTCCATCTAAGCTTGATGTTTGA